In Borrelia maritima, the genomic stretch GGATCCTCCCGTATTGTTGTTATATTCGCCAATAATATCATCTACAATTGTTATCCAGGTATTTCTCTCTTGTATTAGTTTTTCAAGATTTTCTTGAATTTCTTTTGCTGTTTTTGTTCTAAAGTTAAGCATTATACGTTTTTGCTCTTTTTTGGTTAAAAGATTAACAGCTTGTTCAAGTGAGTCTTGGATTTTCCATCCTGTCCAAAAAGTTAAGCCAATAAGTTCGTAATGGGTTGTCCCCGAGCTTGATATTTGTGAAAGCACCGTTACTAATTTTTTGATTTTATTTTCATCATAATTGAGAGATGAATAAAACAATCTTCTAAACAGATTATTTGGTGCAAATAATTTAAGATGAAATTCGTTTTCTATTGGGAATTTATTTGCGTTTATTCCAAATTTATCAATAGGTTCTATTTTTTGAACATCCGCATTAATTTTTTGAGCAAATATTTCTACATATGTTCCTATTTTATTAATTAATTTTTCATTCTCATTTAATTCTTGTATAAAATTTTTAATTCCCTTTTCTTTTTCAATTTTTAAGAATTGGTCTTTTTGTAAGTTTTCAATCTTTGTAATATTCTGGATGTCTACAATATTCTCGGTGTTTTGAATCTTCTCTGTTTTTTGCAAAACTTTAACTTTTCCAATTTCAATGGGGCTTGATTGTAATTCACTTGTTGCTTCTGTGTTGTTTGATTTAGAATAAAAAGAGCATGAGAACAGTAAGGTCATTTGTAGCAATTTTAATATTTTGTAAATTTTGTTTTTTGTCAAAACGGAATCCTTTAAATAAATTTAATCGTTAGAATCATTAGTTTTATTAGGTAAGCTCAATATTTTTGATTTCTAATATAAATATATTTCAATTTATTTAATTTTCAACGTTTGTCTTATTTGTTGAAAATAAAAGAGAATAAATTAAATATTTAAAATATTTTTTTAAAAAGCTTGAAATTTTTTATTTGGATTTTTAGATTTATTAATGATTTGTTAGTAATAAAATTAATATTAATGCTGATGCTGTACTTGTGAATTTAAATTAATTTTAAAAATTTTTGCTATTATTTTTGTTTTTGCTGATGGTTGCAGTATATTTTTCATGTGTTATTTTATAATAATAAATTTAACTATTATAAAATAACACCGTTCTCCCCATTTTAATATAAAATTTTAGATTTTTAATCATTATTAAAAGCTATTCTTTTTGTTAAGTTTTTAGTTAAAAAGGTTAATTATATGTTTTTATACAAATATGTATTGATTCTAATTTAGTTATGTTTTAAAATATTAAAAATAAATAGAAATATTTTAAATAAGGAGAATTAACAATGGTTAAAATATTTAGTAATTTAATAATTAATGGATTATTGTTTGGACTTGTAAATTTAAATGTGTTTGCAGATTCTAACAATGTTACTATTCTCAAGTCTCAATCCAACGTTTTAGAACAACCAAATGAAAAAGATGACAAAAAATTAGATCAAAAAGATCAGGTTAATCAAGCTCTAGACACCATTAACAAGGTGACAGAAGATGTCTCTAATAAATTAGAGGAGATTAGAGAATCATCTCTTGAATTGGTAGAGTCTAATGATGCTAGCGTAGTTAAAAAGTTTGTGGGTTCAATGCCTTTGATTACAGACGTTGCTAAGGGGACTGTTGTTGTATCACAAGAAGCAACAATTGTAGCAAAGTTCTCAGGAGGATTAG encodes the following:
- a CDS encoding complement regulator-acquiring protein gives rise to the protein MTKNKIYKILKLLQMTLLFSCSFYSKSNNTEATSELQSSPIEIGKVKVLQKTEKIQNTENIVDIQNITKIENLQKDQFLKIEKEKGIKNFIQELNENEKLINKIGTYVEIFAQKINADVQKIEPIDKFGINANKFPIENEFHLKLFAPNNLFRRLFYSSLNYDENKIKKLVTVLSQISSSGTTHYELIGLTFWTGWKIQDSLEQAVNLLTKKEQKRIMLNFRTKTAKEIQENLEKLIQERNTWITIVDDIIGEYNNNTGGSRADGRILGEIIRVGYKHKLEPSKSAQILNNIQKALKECCDHIHY